GCACCTGTAACAAGCGGTTTGAGAAACTGGGGATTCAACCCACAGAGGATCGCCGACGTGCTTACCGGGAACTAATTTTGACGACTCCTAACTTGGGTGAGTTCATTAGCGGTGCGATTCTGTATGATGAAACAATTCATCAATCTACACAAGCAGGTAAACCCTTTACCCAGGTGATGCCGGAAGCAGGCGTGATCGTAGGCATCAAAGTAGATACCGGAGCAAAAGATTTGTCAGGGTGTGCTGGAGAGAAAGTCACAGAGGGACTTGATGGATTGCGCGAGCGCATTGCTGAGTACTATAAAATGGGTGCGCGATTTGCGAAGTGGCGAGCGGTGATTACCATCGGTAACGGCATTCCCAGCCGTACTTGTATTGAAGCGAATGCCCATGCCCTTGCTCGGTATGCAGCACTGTGTCAAGAGGGGGGATTGGTGCCGATTGTAGAACCAGAAGTGCTGATTGATGGCGATCATACAATTGAGCGATGCTATGAACTTACCGATCAAACCTTGCAAGCCGTATTCACTCAACTGCGGTTGAACAAAGTGGCATTCGATCAAATGATTC
This portion of the Brasilonema sennae CENA114 genome encodes:
- a CDS encoding class I fructose-bisphosphate aldolase, with translation MSTYAKELRATAQAMVAPGKGILAMDESNGTCNKRFEKLGIQPTEDRRRAYRELILTTPNLGEFISGAILYDETIHQSTQAGKPFTQVMPEAGVIVGIKVDTGAKDLSGCAGEKVTEGLDGLRERIAEYYKMGARFAKWRAVITIGNGIPSRTCIEANAHALARYAALCQEGGLVPIVEPEVLIDGDHTIERCYELTDQTLQAVFTQLRLNKVAFDQMILKPSMVIAGLNCSTQSTVDQVAQMTIQCLLNNVPATVAGVAFLSGGQTNENSTAHLNTMNLKYGAKCPWPVTFSYARAIQQPALEHWRGNDDNTKAAQQLLFHRAKLNGAASLGKYNVEMEKTPALV